The genomic region GAAGGCTTCGACTTCGTTGGCGTCGGGCATGGAGCGATAACGGCGTCGGCTGACGTCTTGCGGGATGCTTGGAATCTCCTCATCGCGTCCAAGTCGAGCGATCAGGTCGAGCAGCAGGGGGATCGCCAGCACGTAGAGTTCGGCAATCTGCTCGAGCAACCCCTCATCGGTGCGAAAGGGCAAGTGCCGCGTCGCAATCACGGGGCCCGTGTCGATCCCCCCATCGATGAAATGCATGCAGCTGACGAGCGTTCCACCGCCTTCGGCAATGGTACGCATGGGGGCGAACAGGCCGGCATAGACCGGCAGTTCGCCTGGATGGATATTGACCGCTCCATGACGTGCAATGGCGATGACCTGCGGCTGGAATATATGGCTGAATCGGGCGGACACGATCAGGTCGGGCGCGAACGCCGCCAGGCGGTCGACCAGCGATGGCGCATTGACATCTTCCACCACTTCGAGAGCGACGTCGTACCGTTCCTCCAGTCCGGCGAATGTCGCCCACTCCCCACTGACCAGCTGGCGATCCAGCAAAGGAAACAGGCGGTCGCATGGCAGGCTGCGTTCGAGATAGGCAAGTTCTCTCAGTGCCGGAATCTGTTGTTCTGCCGGCCGGGTCTTGTCCGACAGCAGTACATGCAGTTCGTGACCGGCTAGTTGCGGCAGCAGCTGATTGAGAAACATGCAGCCATGCAGATCGCGTTTCACGCAAAGGACGAGTTTCACCGGGCGCCTTCCCCGTCGCCAACGAACTCGGCCACGTCGAGCAGGGACAGCGGCGGATAGCGCTCCAACACCTTGACGGTGTGCAGGTTGATCAGATAGGAAAACTGGCGCGGCAACTCCACCGGCATGTCGCCTGGCCGAACCCCATCCTGAAGAATGCGCAACGCGAGCCGTGCGGTGAACCTGCCCACGCGATCGTAGCGCACGACCACGCCGAACAGGCCATCCGCCTGCGCGACCGGTGCTTCCGCAGCGGCGAATAGCGGCAGACGGTTATTCAAGGCCTCGGCAGTGATCCGTTCGCGTTGGCTGTTGATGAAGCTGTCCGGGGAACAATAGAACAGATCGACGCCCGCCGCGGCCAGCGCTGAGAAATGGTCCGGTATTCCACTGGGGTCGGGTCGACCGCTGGCATCCAGCGCCAGCGTTTCGGCAACCACGGTGGCGCCGACACGCGCCGCGGCGGCACGCAGATCTTCCAGGCTGATCCGGGAATTCGCCTCTGCCGGGTTGTAGAGAAAACCGATCGTACGGAAGTCCAGGTAGGTCCTGGCCGCCCGCAACTGTTCGTCGACCGGAAGGAGGTACAAGGTACCGGCGAGGTTGCGGCCGGATCCGGCCAGCGAGGGGATCAGGCGGCTGCGTACAGGATCGGTGACCGCCATGAACACCACAGGGATATCCGTGATATGTACGGCGG from Chromatiaceae bacterium harbors:
- a CDS encoding methionyl-tRNA formyltransferase, with the translated sequence MKLVLCVKRDLHGCMFLNQLLPQLAGHELHVLLSDKTRPAEQQIPALRELAYLERSLPCDRLFPLLDRQLVSGEWATFAGLEERYDVALEVVEDVNAPSLVDRLAAFAPDLIVSARFSHIFQPQVIAIARHGAVNIHPGELPVYAGLFAPMRTIAEGGGTLVSCMHFIDGGIDTGPVIATRHLPFRTDEGLLEQIAELYVLAIPLLLDLIARLGRDEEIPSIPQDVSRRRYRSMPDANEVEAFLAAGHRFWKPRSYDALLARFVPATPPAADADARLAIIETIRSGEDLQAFSFEDES
- a CDS encoding ABC transporter substrate-binding protein; translated protein: MRSSRLLLAVLLWFATAAAGATQPRPYHVVMLLFRGCEEACQGFQDHFRRQKVPVRFTLRDASQDKRLIPGFVAEAKRMRPDLVVAWGTSVAVATAGQWDAVDPAVHITDIPVVFMAVTDPVRSRLIPSLAGSGRNLAGTLYLLPVDEQLRAARTYLDFRTIGFLYNPAEANSRISLEDLRAAAARVGATVVAETLALDASGRPDPSGIPDHFSALAAAGVDLFYCSPDSFINSQRERITAEALNNRLPLFAAAEAPVAQADGLFGVVVRYDRVGRFTARLALRILQDGVRPGDMPVELPRQFSYLINLHTVKVLERYPPLSLLDVAEFVGDGEGAR